One Fusobacterium ulcerans DNA segment encodes these proteins:
- a CDS encoding amidohydrolase: protein METNGILLIKNATILDVEEKREVEADILVKDGKIAAIETTIDVPADKVIDAGKRYVTSGLVDCHTHLGLKGDSQGFEGIDHNEKNDPVTPQMRGLDGINPLDVTVNEALAHGVTTVGSGPGSTNVFGGTFACIKTYGECVDDMLLSESVAMKSAFGENVKRTYNDKKKTPMTRMGIAALFREYIFKAKEYLRDKESGKNPKFDMKLEALIPVIKKEIPVKAHVHRADDIMTAVRLAKELDLDMTLDHCTCAKDVFNSLMKVDYPMIMGPSLGHRGKIELQGKGFESVALFSNAGKKVAITTDAPVVPLQYLNVCAGLAVRAGMEKWEALRAISLYPASFMKQDHRVGSIKVGKDADIVVWSDYPLSNFALPTHVVVNGDVVEGTDK from the coding sequence ATGGAAACTAATGGAATCTTATTAATTAAAAATGCAACTATCTTAGACGTAGAAGAAAAAAGAGAAGTAGAAGCTGATATTTTAGTAAAGGATGGAAAAATAGCTGCAATAGAAACAACTATTGATGTTCCTGCTGATAAAGTTATTGATGCTGGTAAAAGATATGTAACTTCTGGATTAGTAGACTGCCATACACATTTAGGATTAAAAGGAGACAGCCAAGGTTTTGAAGGTATCGACCACAATGAGAAAAATGATCCTGTTACTCCTCAAATGAGAGGTCTAGATGGAATAAATCCTCTTGATGTAACTGTCAACGAAGCTCTTGCTCATGGTGTAACTACTGTTGGAAGTGGTCCCGGTTCTACAAATGTATTCGGTGGAACTTTTGCATGTATCAAAACATATGGAGAATGCGTTGATGATATGCTTTTAAGTGAATCTGTAGCTATGAAGTCTGCCTTTGGAGAGAATGTAAAAAGAACATATAACGATAAAAAGAAAACTCCAATGACAAGAATGGGAATTGCTGCTTTATTCAGAGAATATATTTTTAAAGCAAAAGAATATTTAAGAGATAAAGAAAGCGGAAAGAATCCTAAATTTGATATGAAGCTGGAAGCTCTTATTCCAGTAATTAAAAAAGAAATTCCTGTAAAAGCTCACGTTCACAGAGCTGATGATATTATGACAGCTGTAAGACTTGCTAAGGAATTAGATTTGGATATGACTCTTGATCACTGTACTTGTGCTAAAGATGTATTTAATTCTCTTATGAAAGTTGACTATCCAATGATAATGGGTCCTTCACTTGGACACAGAGGAAAAATTGAATTACAAGGAAAAGGATTTGAATCAGTAGCTTTATTCAGCAATGCTGGAAAGAAAGTAGCTATCACTACTGATGCTCCTGTAGTTCCATTACAATACCTAAATGTTTGTGCTGGGCTTGCAGTGAGAGCTGGGATGGAAAAATGGGAAGCATTAAGAGCAATATCTCTATACCCTGCTTCATTTATGAAGCAAGATCATAGAGTTGGAAGTATTAAAGTCGGAAAAGATGCTGATATAGTTGTATGGAGCGACTATCCTCTATCTAATTTTGCTCTTCCTACTCATGTAGTAGTTAATGGTGATGTTGTAGAAGGAACAGATAAATAA
- a CDS encoding AbgT family transporter, protein MADVNAKKHGFLDWVERVGNKIPHPFILFCCLAAAIVIISAVCTIFKIQVVDPVTSKVVVAKSLLSAEGINFMLQSMVKNFTGFSPLGLVLVMTLGIGLAEHVGLVSSFMRNSILTLKDYPRIITFMIMIIGICGNLASDAAIVVIPVISAFIFLSLGKHPLAGIAVGYAATTAGFSANLLVAGTDALLAGITTEAVKIVNPNFQVSVVCNWYFMAVSTFLLAIVGTIVTERIIEPRLGKYTGKKIITQEEVSPLEKRALRNSGIATAIYLIILFVAVFPQNSFLRNAKTGSLLDSPLLKAIIPILLILFLVAGITYGITMGKIKVAGDVPKYMTIAMRDMSSYIVLVFIIGQFVAYFNWSKLGYILAVNGAEMLTSMNLKGIPLFIMFILLTAFINLFIGSGSAKWALLAPIFVPMFYMLGYAPSLTQMLYRIGDSTTNIISPLFPYMPIILGLAQEYDEEYGMGTVISTMIPYTVAMLIMWIIMAIIWISLGIPLGPGEVLYL, encoded by the coding sequence ATGGCAGATGTAAATGCAAAAAAACATGGTTTTCTGGATTGGGTAGAGAGAGTGGGAAACAAAATACCTCATCCATTTATTCTTTTCTGTTGTCTGGCTGCTGCTATTGTTATTATTTCAGCAGTATGTACAATATTTAAGATACAGGTAGTTGACCCTGTTACTAGCAAGGTAGTAGTAGCAAAAAGTCTATTATCAGCAGAAGGAATAAACTTTATGCTTCAAAGCATGGTTAAGAACTTTACTGGGTTCTCTCCATTAGGTCTTGTACTGGTTATGACACTTGGTATTGGACTGGCTGAACATGTTGGACTTGTTTCATCTTTCATGAGAAACAGTATCCTTACATTAAAAGATTATCCTAGAATAATAACTTTCATGATAATGATAATTGGTATATGCGGAAACTTAGCTTCTGATGCTGCTATCGTTGTTATCCCGGTTATATCAGCTTTTATTTTCCTTTCTTTAGGAAAACATCCTCTGGCAGGTATTGCAGTAGGTTATGCTGCCACTACAGCAGGATTTAGCGCTAACCTTTTAGTTGCTGGTACAGATGCACTTTTAGCAGGTATCACTACAGAAGCTGTTAAGATAGTAAATCCTAATTTTCAAGTTTCAGTAGTATGTAACTGGTACTTTATGGCTGTTTCTACTTTCCTTCTTGCAATAGTAGGTACTATTGTCACAGAAAGAATAATTGAACCAAGACTTGGAAAATATACTGGTAAAAAAATAATAACTCAAGAAGAAGTTTCACCTTTAGAGAAAAGAGCATTGAGAAACTCTGGAATAGCTACTGCTATTTATTTAATCATTCTATTTGTAGCAGTTTTCCCTCAAAATAGTTTTCTTAGAAATGCAAAAACTGGTTCTTTACTGGATTCTCCACTTTTAAAAGCTATCATTCCTATACTTTTAATACTTTTCCTAGTAGCTGGTATCACTTATGGTATCACTATGGGAAAAATCAAAGTAGCTGGAGATGTTCCTAAATATATGACTATTGCAATGAGAGATATGTCTTCATATATCGTACTGGTATTTATCATTGGGCAATTCGTTGCATACTTCAACTGGAGTAAACTTGGATATATACTTGCTGTTAATGGAGCTGAAATGCTTACTTCAATGAACTTGAAAGGAATTCCTCTTTTCATAATGTTTATTCTATTAACTGCATTTATCAACCTATTCATAGGAAGTGGATCTGCAAAATGGGCTTTACTTGCTCCTATATTTGTTCCTATGTTCTATATGCTTGGATATGCTCCATCTCTTACTCAAATGCTTTATAGAATAGGAGATTCAACTACTAACATAATCTCTCCTCTATTCCCATATATGCCTATCATTTTAGGATTAGCTCAGGAATATGATGAGGAATATGGAATGGGTACTGTTATCTCTACAATGATTCCATATACAGTAGCAATGCTTATTATGTGGATAATCATGGCTATTATCTGGATATCTTTAGGTATTCCTTTAGGACCAGGAGAAGTACTTTATCTTTAA
- a CDS encoding M20 metallopeptidase family protein, giving the protein MKFSDIENVIDKHIDEIIAFRRDLHEHPELGGNEVRTSAKVTEQLKKLPVKIRENVGGHGVIADLTGSEEGKTILLRGDMDALPINEINNLSFSSKVPDTMHACGHDMHTSIVLGTAIVLSELKDKIKGNVKFMFQPNEESAPIGGSRAMMADGLLENPKVDEAFALHVFGNPTGTVAFRPGVANSRSDRITIEIKGKSSHGSLPGEGRDAIVTAANIISSIQTIISRNMGPGENAVVTIGKITGGSRYNVVSDHVKLEGTVRTFDTGTADLIKKRLNKIVTDISEAYECTGILDYQDGYDFMFNDLALSEEVIKSLNPLLGKDNIIIQPNPLPAGEDFSFVTKKVPSVFLWLGTETDFNKGKCILHNPEFMADENSIKIGIKVLCKLVLDRLNSLE; this is encoded by the coding sequence ATGAAATTTTCTGATATAGAAAATGTAATAGATAAACATATAGATGAAATAATAGCTTTTAGAAGAGATCTTCATGAACATCCTGAACTTGGCGGAAATGAAGTCAGAACTTCTGCTAAAGTTACTGAACAATTAAAAAAGCTACCTGTAAAGATAAGAGAAAATGTGGGAGGACATGGAGTAATAGCTGACCTTACAGGAAGTGAAGAAGGAAAAACTATTTTATTGAGAGGAGATATGGATGCTCTTCCTATCAATGAAATTAATAATCTTTCGTTTTCTTCAAAAGTTCCAGATACAATGCACGCCTGTGGACATGACATGCATACTTCTATAGTTCTTGGTACTGCAATTGTGCTGAGTGAACTAAAAGATAAAATAAAAGGAAACGTAAAATTCATGTTTCAGCCTAATGAAGAGTCTGCTCCTATAGGTGGTTCAAGAGCTATGATGGCTGATGGACTTTTAGAAAATCCTAAGGTCGATGAAGCTTTTGCTCTTCATGTATTTGGAAACCCTACTGGTACTGTTGCTTTCAGACCTGGTGTGGCAAATTCCAGATCAGACAGAATAACTATAGAAATCAAAGGAAAAAGCAGTCATGGTTCTCTCCCAGGAGAAGGAAGAGACGCCATAGTTACAGCTGCAAATATCATTTCTTCAATACAGACAATTATCAGTAGAAATATGGGACCTGGTGAAAATGCTGTGGTTACCATTGGAAAAATAACTGGTGGAAGCAGATACAATGTTGTTTCTGATCATGTAAAATTAGAAGGTACAGTAAGAACTTTTGATACTGGTACTGCTGATCTTATAAAAAAGAGGCTTAACAAGATAGTTACAGATATATCTGAGGCTTATGAGTGTACAGGAATATTAGATTATCAAGATGGATATGATTTTATGTTTAATGATTTAGCTCTTTCTGAAGAAGTTATAAAGTCATTAAATCCTCTATTAGGAAAAGATAATATCATCATTCAGCCCAATCCTTTACCAGCTGGAGAAGATTTCTCATTTGTAACTAAAAAAGTTCCTTCTGTTTTCCTATGGCTTGGAACAGAGACTGATTTTAACAAAGGAAAATGTATTCTTCACAATCCTGAATTTATGGCTGATGAAAATTCAATAAAGATAGGAATAAAAGTTTTATGCAAACTTGTATTAGATAGATTGAACTCTTTGGAATAA
- a CDS encoding HU family DNA-binding protein has translation MNKRELTKLYIKLSLCPISQNKAKEEIEEFFETLKEAIVIDGKVKFPKIGTFEILTRQPRKVSNPVTRELMTIYPKKIIKFRASKKIK, from the coding sequence ATGAATAAGAGAGAACTGACAAAACTATATATTAAATTGAGTTTATGCCCTATTTCACAAAATAAGGCAAAAGAGGAAATAGAAGAATTTTTTGAAACATTGAAAGAAGCTATAGTTATAGATGGCAAGGTGAAATTTCCAAAAATAGGAACATTTGAAATACTCACAAGACAGCCGAGAAAAGTATCTAATCCTGTAACAAGAGAGCTGATGACGATTTATCCCAAGAAAATAATAAAATTCAGAGCATCTAAAAAAATAAAATAG
- a CDS encoding HU family DNA-binding protein, with the protein MTEGEFLRFYKKRNNSKNLKVVKEKIDLFWNVLLKALEEDKKVIFKNWGAFEKREMKVRKVLVPTWEKAQYIKPKESIKFRAGKSFIEIANGDTDE; encoded by the coding sequence ATGACAGAGGGAGAGTTTTTAAGATTCTATAAGAAAAGAAATAATAGTAAAAATCTTAAGGTTGTAAAAGAAAAGATAGATTTATTCTGGAATGTATTGCTGAAAGCACTGGAAGAAGATAAAAAAGTAATATTCAAAAACTGGGGAGCATTTGAAAAAAGAGAGATGAAAGTTAGAAAAGTATTAGTTCCAACATGGGAAAAAGCACAGTATATTAAACCTAAGGAATCAATAAAATTCAGAGCAGGAAAAAGTTTCATAGAAATAGCTAATGGTGATACAGATGAATAA
- a CDS encoding mechanosensitive ion channel family protein — protein MQSNIENLMKKWGEDLIRVLPGTILRIIWIIFLIIIMKHVVNIIIQALKLLMEKSHVDELLSSFILSLTKTIIYIGFFFLVIGGLGVKATSLITLLGTAGLAVGLALQGSLSNLAGGVLILFFKPFLKGEYIKSNSGEGTVESIHILYTILTTLDNSRIIIPNSQLANAAIINISRNDERRVDLTVSVAYGTQEEKIKKILTEIAEENSNILHDKGYTIRMNKHNSSSLDYVYRVWTKKENYWEVYFSLTEKVAKYFERERIEIPYQKIDIYNKAK, from the coding sequence ATGCAGAGTAATATAGAAAATTTAATGAAAAAATGGGGAGAAGATCTAATTAGAGTACTTCCAGGAACAATTTTAAGAATAATATGGATAATTTTCTTAATAATTATAATGAAACATGTTGTTAATATAATTATCCAGGCATTAAAACTATTAATGGAAAAAAGTCATGTGGATGAACTCTTATCATCTTTTATTCTCTCTTTGACTAAAACGATAATATATATAGGATTTTTCTTTTTGGTAATAGGCGGTTTAGGGGTAAAAGCTACTTCCTTAATAACATTATTAGGAACAGCAGGGTTAGCAGTTGGATTAGCATTGCAAGGAAGTTTATCAAATCTTGCTGGAGGAGTCTTAATACTGTTTTTTAAACCTTTTTTAAAAGGAGAATATATAAAAAGTAATTCAGGAGAAGGAACAGTAGAGAGCATTCATATTCTATATACGATTCTTACCACTCTTGATAATTCAAGAATAATAATACCTAATAGCCAACTTGCAAATGCAGCAATAATAAATATATCAAGAAATGATGAAAGAAGAGTAGATCTAACAGTATCAGTAGCATATGGAACCCAAGAGGAAAAAATAAAAAAAATACTGACTGAAATAGCTGAAGAAAACTCTAATATTCTTCATGACAAAGGATATACAATAAGAATGAACAAACACAATTCAAGTTCATTAGATTATGTATATAGAGTATGGACAAAAAAAGAAAATTATTGGGAAGTATATTTTTCTTTAACAGAAAAGGTAGCAAAATATTTTGAAAGAGAAAGAATAGAGATTCCTTATCAAAAAATAGATATCTACAACAAAGCAAAATAG
- a CDS encoding HU family DNA-binding protein, with product MNKGDFTKIYRKMDRTKVSLKEAAKDINVLLETIKEGLKISGKVSFAKRGIFEVVDKKARNIANPSTWEIMRIKPRRTVRFRTSKPLKWKEEGKSW from the coding sequence ATGAATAAGGGAGATTTTACAAAAATATATAGAAAAATGGATAGGACAAAGGTAAGTTTAAAGGAAGCAGCAAAGGATATAAATGTATTATTAGAAACAATAAAAGAAGGACTAAAAATAAGTGGAAAGGTATCTTTTGCTAAAAGAGGAATTTTTGAGGTTGTAGATAAAAAAGCTAGAAATATAGCTAATCCTTCTACATGGGAAATTATGAGAATAAAGCCTCGAAGAACTGTTAGATTTAGAACTTCAAAGCCACTTAAATGGAAAGAAGAAGGAAAATCATGGTAG
- a CDS encoding HU family DNA-binding protein, with amino-acid sequence MKEKDFIKLYKNNRGLKNLEEAKEKIETFWTTLFTVLEEEEKVTFKGWGIFRKKEMNSRKVILPKNKKTIYTTPKTVIKFRAGKELKESMVIENE; translated from the coding sequence ATGAAGGAAAAAGACTTTATAAAATTATACAAAAATAATAGGGGTTTAAAAAATTTAGAAGAAGCAAAAGAAAAAATAGAAACATTCTGGACTACACTGTTTACTGTCTTAGAGGAAGAAGAAAAAGTTACATTTAAAGGCTGGGGAATATTTAGAAAAAAAGAAATGAATTCAAGAAAGGTAATCCTACCTAAAAATAAAAAAACTATCTATACCACTCCTAAAACTGTAATAAAATTCAGGGCAGGAAAAGAACTAAAGGAAAGTATGGTGATTGAAAATGAATAA
- a CDS encoding autotransporter outer membrane beta-barrel domain-containing protein translates to MEKLMKMVKRTNKKRGKNITLIAIITFLLNNFAFGEDYEKIITGKDKDTVLKIENIEKESSQVALGLGIETSENITVKIDSITTTVKVDETTDTKKGATVFGLTNYANKTNLSSGLKVNAKIEGDFNTGRIVGINNTTRGDLKIGERTEINVEALGNFESLALDGINVSANTNTEIGSNSEINVSSSMGRINGIGTATMYENTSKITIGDNVKIKAELLDVNNTHTSKSWAIAINNQNGETITAGNGLVLGVSAIGTKESKEVSSEAINNLNGGKIKIGNGSIITSDFTSEARKFSNYAIVNNKNSELTIGDNAYIEARGKNSATTTTLYNGNNSTLTIGEGATITVDGDNISTASSIYTSDAKTTIGNGSNINAFGKNNNFTIAIYNLNNGNTTFNGGTNIYSDKYAIFNTGGNVLIQDEGYTKKIQGTINSKGVTSILLDTNDSYLEGATYKSNGGIFDLGLKNKAVWYVLSASGVSKLDMENGIVDMTQNHKGETVDESQYVLIDNATGSGGTYILDISPEDKDQSMTKTDGIYITKADVPQNNYVQAGKTSINGLVNHDFSDKENSSIMIGASDKNVTFEGKEFSDISNVYDYTLSIEENVHGEEETENIWYVTGINKKEGEVVEKVEEDLTLNYMNAALSRLELDTIHKRLGEIRDYTSEDGVWARIVSGEMEHDKSSGKFKNDYNMLQVGYDKRKETEKGSVFTGFAVHKRDGKTDFRNGDGKNHNIGISMYKSFAYNDNSYTDIILKYSHLDNDYKSYTENNQKLEADYNTWAGSLSLEHGKKYEKNAWYVTPHVQMNYTYVKGADYSMNSGVRVEQRDIKSLIGRAGIYAGHDFKKSSHFVKAGVLHEFAGEYGAKITGEDTSLNKKYSGRDTWVEVGIGGQFKVGKTGTTHLYYDVEKTFGSDFETNWQASVGVRIEL, encoded by the coding sequence ATGGAAAAATTAATGAAAATGGTGAAAAGAACTAATAAAAAAAGGGGAAAAAATATAACTCTAATAGCAATAATTACTTTTTTATTAAATAATTTTGCTTTTGGAGAAGACTATGAGAAAATAATAACAGGTAAGGATAAAGATACAGTTTTAAAAATAGAAAATATAGAAAAAGAATCCTCACAAGTAGCTTTAGGATTAGGAATAGAAACCTCTGAAAATATAACAGTAAAAATTGATTCTATAACAACAACAGTGAAAGTTGATGAGACAACGGATACGAAAAAAGGAGCAACGGTATTTGGATTAACAAATTATGCTAATAAAACTAATTTATCAAGTGGTTTAAAAGTAAATGCAAAAATAGAAGGAGATTTTAATACAGGAAGGATAGTTGGAATAAATAATACAACAAGGGGAGATTTAAAAATAGGGGAAAGAACAGAAATAAATGTAGAAGCTCTAGGAAATTTTGAATCCTTAGCACTAGATGGAATAAATGTATCTGCTAATACTAATACTGAAATTGGAAGTAATAGTGAAATAAATGTAAGCTCATCTATGGGGCGAATAAATGGTATTGGTACAGCAACTATGTATGAAAATACAAGTAAAATTACAATAGGAGATAATGTAAAAATTAAAGCAGAATTATTAGATGTAAATAATACACATACAAGTAAGAGCTGGGCAATAGCAATAAATAATCAAAATGGGGAGACAATAACTGCTGGAAATGGATTAGTATTAGGAGTATCTGCAATTGGAACAAAAGAAAGTAAAGAAGTTTCTAGTGAAGCAATAAATAATTTAAATGGAGGAAAAATTAAAATTGGAAATGGTTCAATTATTACTTCTGATTTTACTTCTGAAGCTAGAAAATTTAGTAATTATGCTATTGTAAATAATAAAAATTCTGAATTGACTATAGGAGATAATGCCTATATAGAGGCAAGAGGAAAAAATTCAGCAACAACAACAACTCTCTATAATGGAAATAACTCTACTTTAACTATCGGAGAAGGAGCTACAATAACGGTTGATGGAGATAATATTTCTACTGCAAGTAGTATATATACATCTGATGCAAAGACTACTATTGGGAATGGAAGTAATATAAATGCTTTTGGAAAAAACAATAACTTCACAATAGCTATATATAATCTAAATAATGGAAATACTACTTTTAATGGTGGAACTAATATATATTCAGATAAATATGCAATATTTAACACTGGTGGAAATGTATTAATTCAAGATGAAGGATATACCAAAAAAATACAAGGAACAATAAATTCAAAAGGGGTAACAAGTATTCTATTAGATACTAATGATTCATATTTAGAAGGGGCAACATATAAAAGTAATGGAGGGATATTTGATTTAGGATTAAAAAATAAAGCAGTATGGTATGTATTATCAGCAAGTGGAGTATCAAAGCTTGACATGGAAAATGGGATAGTAGATATGACACAGAACCATAAAGGAGAAACTGTAGATGAAAGCCAGTATGTACTCATAGATAATGCAACTGGAAGTGGAGGAACATATATTCTGGATATCTCTCCAGAGGATAAAGATCAAAGTATGACTAAAACAGATGGTATATATATAACAAAAGCTGATGTTCCACAAAATAATTATGTACAAGCAGGAAAAACTTCTATTAATGGCTTGGTAAATCATGATTTTTCAGATAAAGAAAATTCTTCTATCATGATAGGTGCTTCTGATAAAAATGTAACTTTTGAAGGAAAGGAATTTTCTGATATATCAAATGTGTATGATTATACACTGTCAATTGAAGAAAATGTACACGGTGAGGAAGAGACAGAAAATATTTGGTATGTAACTGGGATAAATAAGAAAGAGGGAGAAGTAGTTGAGAAAGTAGAAGAAGATCTTACTTTAAACTATATGAATGCAGCATTATCACGTTTAGAATTAGATACTATTCATAAAAGACTTGGAGAAATACGTGATTATACTTCAGAAGATGGAGTATGGGCAAGAATAGTATCTGGGGAAATGGAACATGATAAATCATCTGGAAAATTTAAGAATGACTATAATATGCTTCAAGTAGGATATGACAAAAGAAAAGAAACAGAAAAAGGAAGTGTATTTACTGGATTTGCAGTACATAAAAGAGATGGGAAAACAGACTTTAGAAATGGTGATGGAAAAAACCATAATATAGGAATTTCTATGTATAAATCATTTGCATATAATGATAATAGCTATACTGATATAATTCTTAAATACAGCCATCTTGATAATGACTATAAAAGTTATACTGAGAATAATCAAAAACTGGAAGCAGATTATAATACTTGGGCAGGAAGTCTTAGCTTAGAACATGGGAAAAAATATGAAAAGAATGCTTGGTATGTAACTCCTCATGTACAAATGAATTATACATATGTAAAAGGTGCAGATTATTCAATGAACAGTGGAGTAAGAGTAGAACAAAGAGATATTAAAAGCTTGATAGGAAGAGCAGGAATATATGCAGGACATGACTTTAAAAAGAGCAGCCATTTTGTAAAAGCCGGTGTATTACATGAATTTGCAGGAGAATATGGCGCTAAAATAACTGGAGAAGATACAAGTCTAAATAAGAAATATAGCGGAAGAGATACATGGGTAGAAGTAGGAATAGGTGGACAGTTCAAAGTTGGTAAAACAGGAACTACACATTTATATTATGATGTAGAGAAAACATTTGGAAGTGATTTTGAAACAAACTGGCAGGCAAGTGTTGGAGTGAGAATAGAACTTTAA
- a CDS encoding helix-turn-helix domain-containing protein, producing the protein MEREEYIFKKLGNLSPMNKTLADEIVKELGEWTTINEVAKYFKKHRNTIYNKVEEGDILHRRMGTSILIYTRSLIFLLE; encoded by the coding sequence ATGGAGAGAGAGGAATATATTTTTAAAAAACTTGGAAATCTATCCCCAATGAATAAAACTTTAGCAGATGAAATAGTGAAAGAACTGGGAGAGTGGACCACAATAAACGAGGTGGCAAAATATTTTAAAAAGCATAGAAATACTATTTACAACAAAGTGGAAGAGGGAGACATTCTTCACAGAAGAATGGGAACAAGTATTTTAATCTACACAAGGAGCTTGATTTTTTTACTGGAATAA
- a CDS encoding ATP-binding protein: MKKCEYCGKEYVKNESDYLKNLSETFRKNLEYLPTCDCLEKKKERELEELERKRTRENIEKKMQKCKDISVIDKKFQNSRFENADIKCEQMQLAQQYVKSFMKKEKQEGLLFYGGVGTGKTFTTACIANYLMERGKTVLVMNLGLYLNKLTIEWGAAERDILKQVEKCDLLVIDDFGGEKGLDKNQTGWRGEKIYNLIDARYRSEKPLIISTNLNFSKDEEKCEISEKFSSHGQNRIRDRIIDMCFPVQVTGKSKRGMTKQKFFEFMY, from the coding sequence ATGAAGAAGTGTGAATACTGCGGAAAAGAATATGTGAAGAATGAGAGTGATTATCTTAAAAACCTTTCTGAAACTTTTAGAAAAAATTTAGAGTATCTTCCAACATGCGACTGTCTGGAAAAGAAAAAAGAAAGAGAACTGGAAGAGTTGGAAAGAAAAAGAACCAGAGAAAATATAGAGAAAAAAATGCAGAAATGCAAGGATATCTCTGTAATAGACAAGAAATTTCAAAACAGCAGATTTGAAAATGCTGATATAAAGTGCGAACAAATGCAGCTGGCACAGCAGTATGTAAAAAGCTTTATGAAAAAAGAGAAGCAGGAAGGGCTGTTGTTCTATGGAGGGGTGGGAACAGGAAAGACTTTCACTACTGCCTGTATAGCAAACTACCTCATGGAGAGAGGAAAGACAGTACTGGTAATGAATCTGGGGCTGTATCTCAATAAGCTCACAATAGAGTGGGGAGCAGCTGAAAGAGATATTCTGAAGCAGGTGGAAAAATGCGATCTTCTGGTGATAGATGATTTTGGTGGAGAAAAGGGATTGGATAAAAATCAAACTGGATGGAGAGGAGAAAAAATATATAATCTCATAGACGCAAGATACAGAAGTGAAAAACCTTTGATAATATCTACAAATTTGAATTTCAGCAAAGATGAGGAAAAGTGCGAGATAAGCGAGAAGTTTTCAAGTCATGGACAGAACAGAATAAGAGACAGGATAATTGACATGTGCTTTCCTGTACAGGTAACAGGGAAGAGCAAAAGAGGGATGACAAAGCAGAAGTTTTTTGAATTTATGTATTAA